Genomic DNA from Parasteatoda tepidariorum isolate YZ-2023 chromosome 3, CAS_Ptep_4.0, whole genome shotgun sequence:
CAATTTTCAGTACTCCTAGGTTACGAAATCAATCAATCAACACGTACAGTTAAGGGAATTGTTGtacatatttatatcaaaatcagatttaattcgTTAAATAGTTTGACAGGAAAGCTCGATATTACTTTTGTTAACTGATTTCAatggttttcttttcttgaaacaCAAGAAGCGATGACTTGCTTTGAATTTATCTTATGAAATTGGTAGTTTACTTTCTAAATGTGTCTAAAAATCAATGGCAGTGTTCTGTAATGTCCACAACAGATGCTTTCCTCCATCCAAAGACGAAGTAACCGACTCCGGAGCCCAAGACTACGGCTATGCAAAGCCAACCATTGTAGGTCATGAAAATAAGCATCAAGAAATAGCTGACCACGATTTGAACTACGTGAAGACCAGTTTGAATCGCATGTGCATAGCTCAGCATGCGATgcctgaaaaagaaaaattgcatgcAATGACCAACAGTTTTAGATGCATAGAAGTACCTAATTTATAACTTCAATCTTTTATCTTTGTGTCacttacattttaatggaagaaaatcGAGCAAATAAGCTAAAGGTTTTGTTTGaagcatttaatataaattgcgCTATGTAAGTTAAAACATTTGTTCTTAAAAGTATCGAGCATTTTTGAGAAAggaaacaaagttttaaaaaaaatagtatatttttggATTTGAGGACTCAATGAATTTAAGTTTCGCGTTCCACTTTAACCAATCccattttaatagttaatagatGACGGCTTACTTCTTTAGTAAAGAGTGGAAGATTGCAAgttcgataaaaataaaataagtgcatTTGGTGCCAAAAAGCAGGACGCTATATCACTGGGAAaaacttttcatgaaaaattctgtttcaacTTCCATTGGTAACtttaagtatagaaaaaatgAGTTTAGGTAAACcataaagtttttaacatttaacttaGAGGTGAAACTTAGAAGAAAAGTATGCAGTTTTACATTGCtatgtgataaaaaatattgagttcaATCTGATTATTTCATTGAGTTTAAAACGATTAAAAAGActtcttgaaaaagaattatgtgGTATTTCTAAtgagtttgataaaaaaaaaaacagctttaaaatgcttagaaacattaaaaagctGTTCGCAAAATATCTTTTCCCAACGAAAATCGCCTTTAATAGCAGAATAACAGAAAGAGACATAacacgttttttaaaattgattacctTTTCACTTTGTGGACTTGGTTCACCTTTCCACTTTCTGCCGTGATGGCGACTGTTGAGAATTCGATGGTGGATACGTATTGCTTGAAGAGATGTTCTCGGAAATATTTCAAACCCTCGTACAGCATCCCCAGGATGAAGATCCCAATCACAGATGCGACCATACCTGaaataagtaaacatttaaattcaaatgaagaTAGGATATGCTTCGTGCTACGCATGAACAAAGCAGAACAACGTGAATTAAGCATTTGTGTCcattttttctgctttattcATGCGAATTTgtcagtttataatttattaagttttttttttaaattgttgacgAGCATTGTTTTGAGACCAGATTAATTTTGGTAACAGTTAcgaattgaagtaaaaaaattagttgtgtattataaagcaaaataaatggaGGAGTGGTACTATTTCGTTTAAGAGAGCGTAAATTATTAGGAAAACAATTACTGACGTCAATGTTGCgtcattcattttgttaataagtagatactaactgaaattaaaaaactaagctATGTACTGATTCGTTATGGGGAATCGTGAAAAGTCGCCATACTATCATTGGTGataatgatgcttaattttggCAATACTTGCATTATAATAATTGttgcagttttaataggtaccaaataaacttttatataggttcaaactattttatactatatttgGTGCCTATTAAAGCTGCATTAATACTGTGCATTTTCGGGGTAAATACTGcgcaaataagttttttaaggCCCCTCAAAGATATAAGTACAGGAGAAAGTTGCTTGaataaggtaaattttaaatattatgagttCAACAACATGAGAAATGATACTAAATTCAATTAATCTCTATTTTGATGGGATATACAACTAAATACGTGTTTTGCtgaatctaataacgtaaaataACCTTGaggggcaacaaataataataaataattttttaaaaaaacattggaattattttagctttattatttgtgtcggtgtttgtctttcagttttgtgtatGCCTTTATAGAACAGAACTTGACAGTTCAGAACTGATTCTGTTTTTTCACCCTGTATAAAATACGGGTATTCAACTTGTCTAAAATAATTCATCAATACGGGTATTCAGTTGGTCTAAAATAATTCATCAATACGGGTATTCAGTTGGTCTAAAATAATTCATCAATCTATGAAGTACAGGTATTCAGCAAGTCTAAAACAATTCATTAATCTATagtatgaaaatgaaatttaatttaaatcataataatccTACCTCCAACTGTAGTAATCTTCCAGTCGGCGAAAAGGACAACTTCGTGCACTCGGAAATgaaaaaacatctaaaaaaataataaattatttgcaataaaaattaagaaatgctaTTATTACACAAGTGTTTCAAAGAAAGCAACAAATGTGTTATGTAGcaactttaaatgttttgatgCGCACTGATTTCAACTCTATGtactttctctttttaaacaccctatgaaatttaaaaatgtatttagttttattcattcgaaatttttcatttaacaaattgGATGATTTTTGTTCTCTCTTGGAGGTGTTAGGCGGAAAAAAGTTCACAAATCAATTTAGTTGCATCGCTACTAAGCATGTGTACATAAAATGGTTTTTGTACCATGGATGGCTttataaaactttcagaaatcaCAATAAATACTATGAATAAAAAGGTAATCCTGtacgtaaataataaaaaaagttgctcACAATAGGAAATGCAGAACACATCCTGGGAACGATTCCACCTACTCGATTTCGGATTCGCTTGATTAAACTGAAGTTAAAGCTtcaaatttagagatttttcaACGACTATTTAGGAGAATGTTGGCTTACAAAGAAGCTTAGTGAGAAAACgtgttacttaatatttaactgaatttaGAAATATGCGTTTTTAACAAAACATCTTTTCTCGTTCTCGTTATATAACAGGCCATGCGCAGATGAATGTAACGAGTTAAGGACATatgttttcaagtaaaaattttaataagcattagTTTTCAATAAACTCTTAAGATTAAAGCTAGAGTTACTCAAAAGCAGAAATGACCGAGGGGTTTCAACTTACTACCAAACGCTCTTGGAGGAAATGGGTTCGTAATCCTGAATGTATGTTTGTGATGCCCTACTCTAACTTGTCTTATCTGTTCTTTAATTTAACAGTTATTATAAACCTTACTTTACAATAAGTACACAAGTTTGcatatgaatgaataaataaatccaaaatgTTTCGTGGTAGAACAATACGAACCGAGCGGTATCGCCCACCAAACGCTGTGCGTAGCGTGGatgtagcgggttcgaatcctgctgtTACTCTGGATGCTGTCCTTCTCTGCATTGTGCTATCTgttctacttgacaaaggctTAATTAAGCACACAAGTCTGCAAACGTATGTTGTACCAATAAACAATGCGAACAAGGCCTATAACGGGCCTCCCTCTGGCAGAGTAGTACCGCCCTTTAAGCGCACTGTTAAACGTGGAAggagcgggttcgaatcccgtctTAATCCTGGATGTATACTTTGTTTTCTGTATTGTGCTATCCgtccttctacttgacaaagaTTTGTTTGCCTTAATTGAgccgtcccgcagtggactgatcgttaagatgttcccagcagatcaccgaagtcaagcgtcactggctgcgatcagtgtgcgggtgggtgaccacttggatcagtctacgtagggaccgagggtctgcggtatgggtcctcgttaaactaactgttctatcgtaaagttctcgacttcgcgtgcaggtcgtcgggctaccgaagcggtggtgccatcccctctgcagaggatcaaaattgcgatggcatgtcttcggatcatcctcagggatgtttcccagaccgtcaccaatagcccattgtgcaggtatagtgcgacgtaaataaactactacTACTACCTTAGTTGAGCCCACTGGTctgcaaatgtttttatttatttattggaataaCATACACTTGCAGGCTTGTGTATGCTCAATTTAGGATTATAAACCTTTGCCAAATAaaaggacagatagcacaatactGAAAATTATAGCACGATGATAATCCAAGGTaacagtgggattcgaaccagctacctccacgctttgcaAATGTATgttgcattaattaataaataaaataaacaaggcGGATAAGCAAACGCAGAGAGTTCGTCTCACTTTTCTGCAATCTAAATAAGGCCTATACGCTCCAAGGCATGTgtgtgttgttgttgtagttgttgttcatttacgtcgcactagagctgcacaatgggctattggcgaccgTCTGGGAAAcgcccctgaggatgatccgaagacatgccatcacaatattgatcctctgcagaggggcttcgcttcagtagcccgacgacctgcacgagaagtcgagaactttacgttagaacagtttaacgaggaccaataccgcacaccatatgcaggctgatccaagtggtcacccacccgctcactgaccgcagccagtgatgcttgacttcggcgatctgctgggaaccgtgtcttaacgatcagtccactgcgggacgcatGTGTGtgtaaaattacagttttcgCTATTAAATGTGATTGTCTAGTTAATTGAGATTTTGTCTTCAACTGCTTAGTATCAAGCAATTGGCGAAGAAGAAAGAGTCGACTAAAggtaaattgtaattataattatgtaaatcatGTTATTATGTTTGCCGTCATATAACCTATTCGTTTGTACAAAATGTGGTCATTAATTTCTAGAATTGATAATAACCCctaaaaatatgtgttattgttattgttgttaatttacatcgcacaatgggctattggcaaaaaatatatatgttaatataTACCCATTTAATATAGTTTGAAGTTAACTTTACCTGACGTAATGCACTACTGCACCGGGCtgtaagatataaatttttaagtccaTTCCTGGATCGCCCTTTGGTTCAGATAATACTTTCATTTTCAcactttaaattacaaattcagaattttaatcaTTAGAACAATCAAGCTCTACCGTAATCTCCTTGTCTGTCGGTAACACTTAGCAATAGAGTTATTTTCTGATGTTAAATTGTGATCGGAAATTCTAAAACTCTCAATCTTGATCAAATATGTCAAAATTAGGTTTTAACATTTGCGAGTGGTGAGTTTTTAAATCTGGACTCAgatcgaaatgcgtgtttacggAAATGGACACCACTGGAAaagcgtgtttaagaaaataggtACAGTAAAATGGACAGGCGAAAATTTCATCGATACGCACATCAATGAAAAAGTATTgacatttatcatttatataaattacacatGGTTCGTTGTCCTGAtattcctttgaaaaaaaaaaaacttttgtccTTATTTTCCTTGATTTCCAAGTTTTTGTCCTGATATTCCTAATTTTTGTGTGTGTGCTTAGAAcatcaaattttctttgaatgcAAATGCGGATTTTAAAGTAAACGATTTAAAGAATcgaaaaatttggattttcgattagcattttttatttttaattaataatgatagtaaaaatcttttgattcgaTAGTTAAAACTTAGAACTCATCCATTAATTGTATACATTGTTCATGCATAAAGCCTTACTCGCAGGattcattgttttaaactttttggaaattcagtcattttatcaaaaacccAATTGCTAACTTtgctttatcaaatttttatggtgAGAAATTCAGTGGTTtcacatttatgtattattttcgTCAAATGCGGTAACAAATCTTGTGAAATTTTGTAGCTTCTAAATCATGGATTCGTCACTGTcatctgattttgaaaataatctatcCCTATCAATACagtataatttacttttgtacaaaaatgtaaAGGGGCATAGTTACTTAGTTTTCATCccaaaattatagaaaacctttaaaattatttgagggTCGTGGTACCTCAGAGGTACCATGGCCCTCAAATATTCGCAATTGGAGTTGGAAATAACGAACCCCCATCACTCTGACTTCTGTCAGGAGGGATGGGGGTTCGATCCTCGAAGTCGCTAAGACCCACAGAATACATGCGATATATatgctcgtaaaatctgtggaacCGAAAGTCCTGTGATCAGTCACTGAGCCGAACCACTGGTTCAGAGATctagaaaaaatttcctttccttcagatctatgtctaaattgtaGAAATGGCCTTGCGAATGTGTTGCTTTACTATCTATGAGTGAGATTCTGAGCTAAGTCGCAATTTCACCCTTGTGGTGCTCTCTTGTCACACGAAAAGAGCTTCTTCCGAACTTAATTTGAAAGGACAATGGCTGGTGAGCTTGGCTGGTCTAAATGCCATTAGcgacaacaacaaaattattttattaaagaaatctgcatttcgattacaaattttaattaaacattgataTAAGGGAATATTAACTAATTGGTACTGACTATGCTTTAATGTAACAGTTCTATAAGAATCTTTTATAGATTCATCTCaaactattacaaatttttcagaGACTCCATTAATACAATTGTTTTGAGAACTGTTATaactttctaaataaacatttgactAAAGCTTTCTAatcaaacatttcaaaacattttaagatttaaaaaaaaaaaaaaaattaattattattcttttacaaaaaaatttgcccTTATTATTCTGAATCAGAgctaattattgttattttttttttttttttaagtttgtcgtttgcgttttttaaaagtagtctgGTACACGTAAActgttctaaaaaatttcacgattttttagaaaaatattgtcctggcgatttttttcttcagttcacTATGaagtatgaattaaatttttacgaaaaatattttgggcTGTGTATGAATGCATATTGtcgaattcattttttaaaaaaattaaaaaaatttttaaaatatccccctaaaaatttctttgagaaaagaatattgataaaaatggtGAATTACAAAACTGCTTTCTTATTCGCGAAATTtctctttcttcttttaaataatataaagcacATCAAGTGACTTTATTCTCAGGTAATGAAATGATCTTCAGTATATGTTTGCGAGAACCTAATTTTGAACAGTAGTAGacagcaattttaataatacttttaaaataggcttaataaaattactatatgtTTTTTAAGTATGAACTCAGCAGTAATATAAAAGAAGGTTTTATTGGAAGTACACTTACCGACATGCCCATGTCGTGAGTGTCATTTCCCATGTCCATTTTATCATGGTCATGGCCATCGTGTCCAGGATGCTCCATGGAAAATGATTGgtccattatcattttttcatGAGGTGCATTGGTAGAAGGAGCTGCGGAGTATGCCAGGGCGCATAAGCACAATAAGATGAGGGATTTGTAGGTGAGC
This window encodes:
- the LOC107439300 gene encoding high affinity copper uptake protein 1, with amino-acid sequence MMLPLTYKSLILLCLCALAYSAAPSTNAPHEKMIMDQSFSMEHPGHDGHDHDKMDMGNDTHDMGMSMFFHFRVHEVVLFADWKITTVGGMVASVIGIFILGMLYEGLKYFREHLFKQYVSTIEFSTVAITAESGKVNQVHKVKRHRMLSYAHAIQTGLHVVQIVVSYFLMLIFMTYNGWLCIAVVLGSGVGYFVFGWRKASVVDITEHCH